A single window of Sphingobacterium sp. ML3W DNA harbors:
- a CDS encoding carboxypeptidase-like regulatory domain-containing protein has translation MSISFVIIRKFVLLGVILCLINSCSPSIYTLRKTVIGYVYNEQQQPLQNVQISFVGNNAFSNHPVQSNEKGQFVIPALQFKKYKDVLAVQNGISRQIILYKEGFATDTVSLENAIYDRNMRIVDTIQLKRLELKKNP, from the coding sequence ATGAGTATATCATTTGTAATTATAAGAAAGTTTGTCCTATTGGGTGTCATTTTATGCTTGATAAATAGTTGTTCACCAAGCATCTATACATTGCGAAAAACCGTAATAGGCTATGTGTATAACGAGCAGCAGCAACCTTTACAAAATGTACAAATCAGCTTTGTGGGCAACAATGCTTTTTCAAACCATCCGGTGCAGAGCAACGAAAAAGGGCAGTTTGTAATTCCTGCCTTGCAGTTCAAAAAATATAAGGATGTACTTGCGGTTCAAAACGGCATTTCCCGACAAATTATATTGTATAAAGAGGGCTTTGCAACGGATACAGTTTCATTAGAAAATGCTATTTACGACCGAAATATGCGGATAGTTGATACCATACAATTGAAACGTTTAGAACTAAAAAAGAATCCATGA